The following are encoded in a window of Paenibacillaceae bacterium GAS479 genomic DNA:
- a CDS encoding putative glycerol-1-phosphate prenyltransferase — MKELFSDWRHVFKLDPDRTLRQRELEAVLGSGTDAIMVGGSSGLTYDNTAALLERLAGSDIPIVLEVTHPELALPGFDAYLIPMVLNTGQGDWITGRQALALEELAGLIPWEKTWAEGYLILNEDCEAARVSGADTSLTEFQAAAFARLADRLMRLPLLYVEYSGRFGDMGLLRRVKRVLSGTRLIYGGGIDGPQRASQAARVASTVVVGNALYHDLDAALSTVQAVRETEQEL, encoded by the coding sequence ATGAAGGAACTATTTTCGGACTGGCGGCATGTGTTTAAGTTGGACCCGGACCGAACGCTCCGGCAGCGGGAGCTAGAGGCCGTACTTGGTTCCGGCACGGATGCGATTATGGTGGGCGGCTCTAGTGGACTGACCTACGACAATACGGCCGCACTGCTGGAGCGATTGGCGGGGAGCGACATTCCGATTGTCCTGGAGGTAACGCATCCCGAGCTGGCGTTGCCGGGGTTTGACGCCTATCTCATTCCGATGGTGCTCAACACTGGACAGGGAGATTGGATTACCGGACGTCAGGCGCTGGCGCTTGAAGAGCTGGCTGGTCTGATTCCATGGGAAAAAACATGGGCGGAAGGTTATCTAATCCTTAATGAGGATTGCGAGGCGGCCAGAGTTAGCGGTGCAGACACCTCTTTGACGGAGTTTCAGGCGGCGGCTTTTGCCCGTTTGGCTGACCGCCTGATGCGGCTGCCCCTGCTCTATGTGGAATATAGCGGGCGTTTCGGCGATATGGGGCTGCTGCGTAGAGTGAAGCGTGTCCTGAGTGGGACAAGGCTCATTTACGGAGGGGGCATTGATGGTCCGCAACGTGCGTCGCAGGCGGCGCGAGTCGCTTCGACGGTAGTCGTTGGGAATGCCCTTTACCACGACCTGGATGCGGCGCTGAGCACGGTGCAGGCGGTACGCGAAACCGAGCAGGAGCTTTAG
- a CDS encoding purine nucleosidase: protein MMTSLDSREPVAMIIDADTGIDDSLAILYAVKSPRIALETVCTVFGNIDVDQATDNTLRLLKLAGTEGSVQVVKGANKALRREFPGSKSDVHGENGIGGAIIPPSDQLPIGESAADYYVRVANERPGELTLVLMGRMTNLALALEKDPSIATKFRSVVVMGGNVLVPGNITPVAEANFWGDPEAAQVLMATEGLPLTVVGLDVTMEALLTRNDLDELELSCREENKSAVAFLKDCFDVYFDFYGMVNKLDNACPMHDPLAVIAAVRPELVGCRTLHASISCGDSLTAGMVVTDRRVIPSVGHPVSFALEVDAPAAMEELFSVFK, encoded by the coding sequence ATGATGACAAGCCTTGACAGCCGCGAACCGGTTGCGATGATTATTGATGCGGACACAGGAATCGACGATTCTCTGGCTATTCTTTATGCGGTTAAATCACCGCGCATTGCCCTGGAGACGGTCTGCACCGTATTCGGCAATATCGATGTTGATCAAGCGACGGACAATACGTTGCGGCTGCTGAAGCTGGCTGGCACAGAGGGTAGTGTACAGGTTGTAAAAGGTGCAAACAAAGCACTGCGGCGCGAATTCCCTGGCTCCAAGTCCGATGTGCACGGGGAGAACGGTATCGGCGGCGCGATCATTCCGCCATCGGATCAGCTTCCAATCGGAGAGTCAGCTGCGGACTACTATGTTCGCGTTGCGAACGAGCGGCCCGGTGAGCTGACGCTTGTGCTCATGGGACGGATGACCAATCTGGCGCTAGCGCTGGAAAAGGACCCGAGCATCGCTACAAAATTCCGCAGCGTTGTTGTCATGGGAGGTAATGTGCTCGTGCCGGGCAATATTACGCCAGTGGCGGAGGCAAACTTCTGGGGCGATCCGGAAGCGGCTCAGGTACTGATGGCGACGGAAGGTTTGCCGCTGACCGTTGTTGGCCTCGACGTCACAATGGAAGCACTGCTTACTCGCAATGACCTGGATGAACTGGAACTCAGCTGCCGGGAGGAAAATAAATCAGCCGTTGCTTTCCTGAAGGATTGCTTCGACGTTTACTTCGACTTCTATGGCATGGTCAATAAGCTGGACAACGCTTGCCCGATGCATGATCCGCTTGCGGTCATTGCCGCTGTTCGTCCGGAGCTGGTCGGCTGCCGTACGCTGCATGCTTCAATCTCCTGCGGCGATTCGCTTACCGCCGGCATGGTCGTGACCGACCGCCGGGTTATTCCGAGCGTTGGGCATCCCGTTTCGTTTGCCCTAGAGGTAGATGCTCCAGCGGCGATGGAAGAGCTTTTCTCGGTTTTTAAATAA
- a CDS encoding AraC-type DNA-binding protein has product MTLATVFHVRNYLKGLPRVFWTYLISYLVVILLPIVTLSYAAYSFTVSTLEDELSQATLHSAKQKTASIEKTIEGMQSIAVRIGLDGRIASYVNDPSNQYLLNETRELLKTFAETNEAIESIGFYATGANLILSSNGYTRMYGQSKQDIWIEKGLSSTESGFWLSSRDGNDYDKIITYVLKVPVQRKDFKGLVAVHIRESPLKSMLQKMEGNPYTTTYILDQEGNAISSSSSTPLDPEHVRLIFSESSKAQGEIGYTMMNQSEDKELIAYVKTLHTKWSIVSETPLQYLLSKLSYIRNVAWVTCILLVVLGIILSYFMSRKMYSPIKTLMDKTLPYNKKGETGSQDGPRKNELETISYVLDNVFRKNEDWEQQFRMNLPVLRERFLLSLLNNKYSSIHELNGKLEFLHIHFPHQELVIFLIEIDEYSLLVDSYSVADQNLYKYAIMNIAEEIAAANYICLTAESDENQLVLLVNLNAGSNEQQLKEKLIALGEEIKHTIYQLLKLSVTIGIGNSYSQIMQAHYSYKEASEVIRAKLVAGTNTVLLYEDLIKEADYEFYLPPHFSNHMINFLKAGQLEDALSSLEELYHQIKVRTKLNEEVIFRTYSLIVEDILRNLHELNVNTEKLFGRNHNLFRELASKETIKAIHEWICGIVKRINEVMQLQQPKKNTYIGTVVAFMDQNYHLDLSVETISEQVNLHHAYLSRMFKQEMGKTILEYLTIKRLEASKTLMMETEQTINEIAASVGYNNVNSFIRFFKRYEGLTPGDFRKSNR; this is encoded by the coding sequence ATGACGCTGGCTACTGTCTTCCATGTCCGCAACTATTTAAAAGGATTGCCGCGAGTTTTCTGGACCTATTTGATTTCATATCTAGTCGTTATTCTTCTTCCTATCGTCACTTTGAGCTATGCTGCTTACAGCTTTACCGTTTCAACTTTAGAAGATGAATTAAGCCAAGCGACTCTCCATTCCGCGAAGCAAAAAACAGCTTCTATTGAGAAGACGATTGAGGGAATGCAGTCCATTGCCGTACGCATCGGGTTGGACGGACGTATTGCCAGCTATGTCAACGATCCCAGCAATCAATATCTGCTAAATGAGACACGAGAATTGCTGAAAACGTTTGCAGAAACGAATGAAGCGATAGAATCCATTGGCTTTTATGCAACTGGAGCGAATTTGATCCTTTCCTCCAACGGTTACACCCGAATGTATGGGCAATCGAAGCAGGATATATGGATTGAAAAGGGGCTTTCATCTACAGAGTCAGGCTTTTGGCTTAGTTCTCGCGACGGGAATGATTATGACAAAATCATTACCTATGTATTGAAAGTTCCTGTTCAACGAAAGGACTTCAAGGGTCTTGTAGCAGTCCATATACGCGAATCTCCATTAAAAAGCATGCTGCAAAAGATGGAAGGCAACCCGTACACAACGACATATATTCTGGATCAAGAAGGCAATGCCATCTCGTCGTCTTCTTCTACGCCGCTTGACCCGGAGCATGTGCGTCTCATTTTCTCCGAAAGCAGCAAAGCGCAGGGCGAGATTGGCTACACGATGATGAACCAGTCGGAGGATAAAGAGCTCATCGCTTATGTCAAAACTCTTCATACGAAGTGGAGCATCGTGTCCGAGACGCCTTTGCAATATTTACTTTCCAAGCTGTCTTATATCCGCAATGTAGCATGGGTAACCTGCATTCTCCTTGTTGTACTCGGCATTATATTGTCCTATTTCATGTCGAGAAAGATGTACAGCCCAATTAAAACGTTAATGGACAAAACACTGCCTTATAACAAAAAAGGAGAGACAGGCAGCCAAGATGGCCCACGGAAAAATGAGCTAGAAACTATCTCCTATGTTCTCGATAATGTCTTTCGTAAAAATGAAGACTGGGAGCAGCAATTTCGGATGAATTTGCCTGTACTCCGTGAACGATTTTTGCTGTCTCTCCTTAATAATAAGTACAGCAGCATCCATGAATTGAACGGAAAGCTTGAGTTTTTGCATATTCATTTTCCGCATCAGGAGCTGGTCATCTTCCTCATCGAGATCGATGAATACAGCCTGCTCGTGGACAGCTATTCGGTCGCCGATCAAAATCTGTATAAGTATGCGATTATGAATATCGCGGAGGAAATTGCTGCAGCCAACTATATATGTCTGACAGCAGAGTCGGATGAGAACCAGCTTGTTCTGCTCGTCAATCTGAATGCGGGTTCGAATGAGCAGCAGTTAAAAGAGAAGCTGATTGCGCTCGGAGAAGAGATTAAACATACGATCTATCAGTTGCTTAAACTATCCGTGACGATTGGCATTGGCAATTCGTACTCGCAAATCATGCAGGCACATTATTCGTATAAAGAAGCCAGCGAAGTTATTCGGGCCAAACTCGTGGCTGGTACAAATACGGTGCTTCTGTATGAGGATCTCATCAAAGAAGCGGATTATGAGTTTTATTTGCCGCCTCATTTTTCGAATCACATGATCAACTTCTTGAAAGCCGGGCAATTGGAAGATGCACTTTCGAGCTTGGAAGAGCTGTACCACCAGATTAAAGTTCGGACGAAGCTGAATGAGGAAGTTATATTCCGCACCTATAGTCTCATTGTCGAGGATATTTTACGAAACTTGCACGAATTGAATGTGAACACAGAGAAGCTTTTTGGCAGAAATCATAATCTATTCCGTGAGTTAGCTTCTAAAGAGACGATTAAAGCGATTCATGAATGGATATGTGGAATCGTGAAGAGGATCAACGAGGTCATGCAGCTGCAGCAGCCCAAAAAGAATACTTATATTGGGACGGTTGTTGCCTTTATGGATCAGAACTATCATCTGGATCTGTCCGTGGAGACGATTTCGGAGCAGGTGAACCTGCATCATGCCTATTTAAGCCGGATGTTCAAACAAGAAATGGGTAAAACAATATTGGAGTATTTGACCATTAAACGTTTAGAAGCGAGCAAAACGCTGATGATGGAAACCGAGCAAACGATTAATGAAATTGCGGCAAGTGTTGGTTACAACAACGTAAACAGCTTTATCCGCTTTTTCAAACGGTATGAAGGATTAACTCCGGGGGATTTCAGGAAATCTAATCGGTAA
- a CDS encoding DNA helicase-2 / ATP-dependent DNA helicase PcrA encodes MLNNIGIEEAVAKLNPPQQQAVQATEGPLLIMAGAGSGKTRVLTHRIAWLIEKRRVAPWSILAITFTNKAAREMRDRVSKLVGPSGSDIWVSTFHSMCVRILRKDIDRIGFTSNFSILDSGDQLSVIRGCMKDQNIDTKKFEPKAVQSVISSAKNELIDPARFEQKAGGDYFNKVVSDVYKMYQKRLRSNNSLDFDDLIMSTIQLFKEVPEVLDFYQNKFRYIHVDEYQDTNRAQYMLCRMLADKLHNICVVGDSDQSIYRWRGADISNILNFEEDYPEAKTIMLEQNYRSTSNILNAANAVIGQNTGRKDKRLWTERGAGDSITMYQADSEHDEGYYITGEIRTGRNGGRNYADHAILYRTNAQSRVIEEILIKSDIPYQIVGGIKFYDRKEIKDLLGYLRLVSNPDDDISLERIINVPKRGIGDTTVAKLADEAGRRGVSIYRVLSDLTNIEVNGRTRSLLEGFRSMIANLTAMRDYLSVTELTEKVLELSEYTMELHRENTLESKARIENIEEFLSVTQEFEKRNEDKSLVSFLTDLALIADIDTVDKDDAPEDAVILMTMHSAKGLEFPVVFIIGCEEGVFPHSRAFTDNEELEEERRLAYVGITRAEQRLYMTCARMRTLFGRTNSNAPSRFLKEIPDDVKELASPGRTIGGGRYSGATGGAGGFGYRGGSAAGASAPGSAPGAARYGRPAGSPGAASSAAGGVSSVRVSTPGAPAAGIGEAARSFAAGDKVSHKKWGTGVVVSVKGTGNDTEIQIAFPAPVGLKKLLASFAPVEKLEN; translated from the coding sequence ATGTTGAACAATATAGGGATTGAAGAAGCGGTTGCCAAGCTCAATCCGCCCCAGCAACAGGCGGTGCAGGCTACCGAGGGACCACTGCTGATCATGGCTGGAGCGGGCTCCGGCAAAACCCGCGTGTTGACTCATCGGATTGCTTGGCTGATCGAGAAGCGGCGCGTGGCGCCGTGGAGCATTCTGGCGATTACATTTACCAATAAAGCTGCCCGTGAGATGCGAGATCGGGTATCCAAGCTTGTCGGGCCATCCGGCAGCGATATATGGGTCTCCACCTTCCACTCCATGTGTGTTCGGATTTTGCGTAAGGACATCGACCGGATCGGTTTCACATCGAATTTTTCGATTCTGGATTCCGGCGATCAGCTGTCTGTCATTCGCGGCTGCATGAAGGATCAGAACATCGACACCAAGAAGTTTGAGCCGAAGGCCGTGCAGTCGGTCATCAGCAGCGCCAAGAATGAGCTTATCGATCCGGCTCGTTTTGAGCAAAAGGCGGGCGGGGACTATTTTAACAAAGTCGTCTCCGATGTGTACAAGATGTACCAGAAGCGACTGCGCAGCAATAACTCGCTGGACTTCGACGACCTGATCATGAGCACGATCCAGCTGTTTAAGGAAGTACCTGAGGTGCTGGACTTTTATCAGAACAAGTTCCGCTACATCCATGTGGACGAGTATCAGGATACGAACCGCGCTCAGTACATGCTTTGCCGCATGCTGGCTGACAAGCTTCACAACATTTGCGTTGTCGGCGACAGCGATCAGTCCATCTACCGCTGGCGCGGCGCGGACATCTCGAACATCCTTAACTTCGAGGAGGATTATCCCGAGGCAAAAACGATCATGTTGGAGCAGAACTATCGCTCGACCTCGAATATTCTGAACGCGGCGAATGCGGTGATTGGGCAGAATACAGGCCGCAAAGACAAACGGCTTTGGACCGAGCGCGGAGCTGGCGACAGCATTACGATGTATCAGGCGGACTCGGAGCATGATGAGGGTTATTACATTACGGGCGAGATCCGTACCGGCCGCAATGGCGGACGCAACTATGCGGATCATGCTATTTTGTACCGGACGAACGCTCAGTCCCGGGTCATCGAGGAAATTCTGATCAAGTCGGACATCCCCTACCAGATCGTAGGCGGAATTAAGTTCTACGATCGCAAAGAGATCAAGGATCTGCTAGGATATCTGCGACTCGTGTCTAACCCGGATGACGACATTAGCCTGGAGCGCATCATTAACGTTCCTAAACGCGGCATCGGCGACACTACGGTCGCCAAGCTTGCAGATGAGGCGGGGCGTCGCGGCGTTTCTATCTATAGGGTACTTAGTGATCTTACCAATATCGAGGTGAACGGACGCACTCGCTCCTTGCTGGAGGGCTTCCGCTCCATGATTGCGAACCTGACGGCGATGCGCGATTATCTGTCTGTGACGGAGCTGACCGAGAAGGTGCTTGAGCTGTCGGAATACACGATGGAGCTGCATCGGGAGAACACGCTGGAGTCCAAGGCGCGCATCGAGAATATTGAGGAGTTCCTGTCGGTGACTCAGGAGTTCGAAAAGCGCAACGAGGACAAGTCACTCGTTTCGTTCCTGACGGATCTGGCGCTTATCGCGGACATTGATACCGTGGACAAGGATGATGCCCCGGAAGACGCGGTCATTCTAATGACGATGCATAGCGCCAAGGGACTTGAATTTCCGGTTGTCTTCATCATCGGCTGCGAGGAAGGTGTTTTCCCGCATAGCCGGGCATTCACCGATAATGAGGAGCTTGAGGAAGAAAGACGCCTCGCTTACGTCGGAATCACCCGCGCCGAGCAACGGCTGTATATGACATGCGCCCGCATGCGTACGCTTTTCGGCCGCACGAACAGTAATGCCCCTTCACGTTTCCTCAAGGAAATTCCTGATGACGTGAAGGAATTGGCTTCGCCCGGCCGCACGATTGGCGGCGGGCGGTACAGCGGCGCGACAGGCGGAGCCGGAGGCTTCGGCTACCGCGGCGGCAGCGCCGCAGGCGCTTCTGCGCCGGGCTCCGCCCCCGGCGCAGCGCGCTATGGCCGCCCGGCCGGGTCCCCCGGGGCGGCAAGTTCCGCCGCGGGCGGAGTCAGCAGCGTGCGAGTCAGCACGCCGGGCGCTCCCGCGGCCGGGATCGGTGAGGCGGCGCGCAGCTTCGCCGCCGGAGACAAGGTGTCCCATAAGAAATGGGGCACCGGAGTCGTCGTGTCGGTGAAGGGAACCGGCAACGACACGGAGATTCAGATCGCTTTTCCAGCACCAGTCGGGCTGAAAAAGCTGCTCGCCAGCTTCGCGCCGGTCGAGAAGCTAGAAAATTAA
- a CDS encoding putative protease produces the protein MTLSIQRQDVELLAPAGDWDCMRAAVANGADAVFFGVEKFNARARANNFRMDELPEIMGFLHRYGVKGFLTFNILVFEDELRDAKALIDACIDAGVDAVIVQDLGLVKLIREISPDFPIHGSTQMTITSPEAVEFTKPFDIERVVLGRENNLKQIRMIGEKAKLPMEVFVHGALCVSYSGQCLTSEMWGGRSANRGECAQACRLPYDLMVDGEQKPMGDIAYLLSPKDLAAIDLVPELIEAGVSSFKIEGRLKTPEYVANVVSKYRKAIDAYFDGDKSGPTREEVRELQQSFSRGFTHGFLGGTNNKELVDGSFPKSRGVYLGRVERVLRDGVVCRLEAPLKRGDGIVFDAGDPTQKEEGGRVYDIRRQGVKLEGEAAEGTVLDIVPGRNDVNLQRVKAGDRIWKTNDPALDRRLRATFETDKPYRVFPLALRVEGREGEPLRTWWTDVQKGTTVQVDSELLLEKALKRPMDRALLEDQLGRLGGTLFQLDQLEVELEGDLIVPVRELNRLRREAVEQLHGERPKPPVYVKREVDLLAGSRSLEQRAIDAAVKAGPEAARLTALCRTLDQVKAACLTDVEMIYADFEFIKQFPAAIEAARAAGKPIALATPRIHMPNENGYHANILRLKPDAVLVRNTGALYYYLRARAERPDEPFPQLIGDFSLNIANHKTVELFREAGCDLLTPSYDLNIQQMVDLLGRTLEPEALEIVIHQHLPMFHTEHCVYCTFISDGTDFTNCGRPCEEHNISLQDRIGMSHPVRVDEGCRNTVYNAIEQSGAEYVKNFLELGVRSYRVEFLEEPAEKVAEVLALYRDAINGRITGTQVWRSLKATNQLGVTRGQLVT, from the coding sequence ATGACCTTATCGATACAAAGGCAAGACGTTGAGCTGCTGGCCCCGGCTGGTGATTGGGATTGCATGAGGGCGGCGGTCGCGAACGGAGCGGACGCCGTTTTCTTCGGCGTTGAGAAGTTCAACGCTCGGGCACGCGCTAACAACTTCCGCATGGACGAGCTACCGGAGATTATGGGTTTCCTGCATCGCTACGGCGTGAAGGGTTTCCTGACGTTTAATATATTGGTGTTCGAGGATGAGCTGCGGGATGCCAAAGCTCTTATCGACGCTTGCATTGACGCGGGCGTAGATGCGGTCATCGTACAAGATCTTGGCCTGGTCAAGTTGATCCGCGAGATTTCGCCGGATTTCCCAATTCACGGCTCAACCCAGATGACGATCACATCGCCTGAAGCGGTGGAGTTCACGAAGCCGTTCGACATCGAGCGCGTTGTACTTGGCCGCGAGAACAATCTTAAGCAGATCCGCATGATCGGAGAAAAGGCAAAACTTCCCATGGAGGTTTTTGTGCACGGCGCTTTATGCGTCAGCTATTCCGGTCAATGCCTCACCTCGGAAATGTGGGGCGGCCGCTCCGCCAACCGCGGCGAGTGCGCGCAGGCTTGTCGTCTGCCGTATGACCTGATGGTCGACGGCGAGCAGAAGCCGATGGGTGACATCGCATATTTGCTTTCTCCCAAGGACCTCGCGGCGATTGATCTAGTCCCTGAGCTGATTGAGGCAGGAGTAAGCTCTTTCAAAATCGAGGGGCGTCTCAAGACGCCGGAGTACGTCGCCAACGTCGTCTCCAAATACCGCAAAGCGATTGACGCCTACTTCGATGGCGACAAAAGCGGCCCGACTCGCGAAGAAGTACGTGAGTTGCAGCAAAGCTTCTCGCGCGGCTTCACGCATGGCTTCCTTGGTGGAACAAACAATAAAGAGCTCGTAGACGGTTCCTTCCCTAAAAGCCGCGGCGTTTATCTCGGCCGGGTGGAGCGAGTGCTGCGCGACGGCGTTGTTTGCCGTCTTGAAGCTCCGCTCAAGCGCGGTGACGGCATCGTATTCGACGCTGGAGATCCGACTCAGAAGGAAGAAGGCGGCCGTGTTTATGACATCCGCCGTCAAGGAGTCAAGCTTGAGGGTGAAGCTGCTGAAGGCACCGTGCTGGACATCGTACCTGGGCGTAATGACGTCAACCTGCAGCGGGTGAAAGCCGGCGATCGCATTTGGAAAACGAATGATCCTGCGCTGGACCGCCGCCTGCGTGCAACGTTCGAAACAGATAAGCCATACCGGGTATTCCCATTGGCGCTGCGCGTTGAGGGTCGTGAAGGCGAGCCGCTGCGTACTTGGTGGACTGATGTGCAAAAGGGAACAACTGTGCAAGTCGACAGCGAGCTGTTGCTGGAGAAGGCGTTAAAACGTCCAATGGACCGGGCGCTGCTTGAGGATCAGCTTGGCCGTCTCGGCGGTACGTTGTTCCAGCTTGATCAGCTTGAAGTGGAGCTGGAAGGCGATCTAATCGTACCGGTTCGTGAACTCAATCGACTGCGCCGCGAAGCGGTTGAGCAGCTCCATGGCGAACGGCCGAAGCCGCCGGTATACGTGAAGCGCGAGGTTGATTTGCTCGCCGGCTCACGTTCACTGGAGCAGCGGGCGATCGATGCCGCTGTCAAAGCTGGCCCTGAAGCGGCCCGCCTAACGGCGCTATGCCGTACGCTTGACCAGGTTAAGGCTGCTTGCCTTACCGATGTTGAGATGATTTACGCTGACTTTGAGTTCATCAAGCAGTTCCCGGCGGCGATTGAGGCAGCTCGTGCTGCGGGCAAGCCGATTGCACTGGCGACACCGCGTATTCATATGCCGAATGAGAATGGCTACCATGCCAACATTTTGCGTCTGAAGCCGGATGCTGTACTTGTACGCAACACGGGTGCGCTGTATTATTACTTGCGTGCCCGCGCTGAGCGTCCAGACGAGCCTTTCCCGCAGCTGATCGGAGACTTCTCGCTCAATATTGCCAACCACAAAACAGTGGAGTTGTTCCGCGAAGCTGGCTGCGATTTGCTTACGCCGTCATATGACTTGAATATCCAGCAGATGGTCGATCTGCTCGGCCGCACTTTGGAGCCGGAGGCACTGGAAATCGTTATTCACCAGCATTTGCCGATGTTCCATACGGAGCATTGCGTGTACTGCACATTCATCAGCGATGGCACGGACTTTACGAACTGCGGACGTCCTTGTGAGGAGCATAATATTTCCCTGCAGGATCGCATCGGTATGTCCCATCCAGTACGTGTAGATGAAGGCTGCCGCAACACGGTGTATAATGCGATTGAGCAATCAGGAGCCGAGTACGTGAAAAACTTCTTGGAGCTTGGCGTGCGCTCTTATCGGGTGGAATTCCTGGAGGAGCCGGCGGAAAAGGTTGCCGAAGTGCTGGCGCTGTATCGTGACGCCATTAACGGACGCATTACCGGCACCCAAGTGTGGCGCAGCCTGAAGGCGACGAATCAGCTCGGCGTAACGCGCGGCCAGCTGGTCACGTAG
- a CDS encoding carbohydrate ABC transporter substrate-binding protein, CUT1 family, with amino-acid sequence MKTKKTALLTLSVVLASTLAACGTESDTEAPAATGSPSEPITLTFASWSISEAATKPALEEMVKNYETKNPNVKIEFIGIPFGDIKQQTFVMASTDNAPDIMQTFPAWFGSYAASDIVAPLDDLMGKEYVDDLLPSFKEDFSYDGKLMGVPWASTPYVLYWNKELFAKAGLKPEAPKTIDEMLVAAKALSKLKTDTGENIYGFGEPSDKLAINGLISLRNLYTFGGSLLDKDGKINANTPEMVATLNYYKGLVKDGLSPSGAKLKDLRNLFSIGRLGMYIDGYYGKAVFRNLSGKGEAFDKVWGAGLVPAGPSGESVSIGEAHGLVISETSKNKQAAADFIKYLTDKEAMTIYHNQSDVFSARQSLSGLFADSDYDKVLQEQMKTIKPLPKNHPGMEQGYIDIADALLKVVTETATPEKAAEELDAKLKTTLK; translated from the coding sequence ATGAAGACGAAAAAAACAGCTCTACTAACTTTATCTGTAGTATTGGCAAGCACACTTGCAGCATGCGGCACAGAATCGGACACCGAAGCGCCAGCCGCAACGGGATCTCCAAGTGAGCCAATCACGCTGACCTTTGCTTCATGGAGCATCAGCGAAGCGGCAACAAAACCTGCTTTGGAAGAAATGGTTAAAAACTACGAAACCAAAAATCCAAATGTAAAAATCGAGTTCATCGGCATTCCTTTTGGCGACATCAAACAACAAACATTTGTTATGGCTTCAACAGACAACGCGCCGGACATCATGCAAACCTTCCCAGCCTGGTTCGGTTCCTATGCGGCATCGGATATTGTAGCCCCGCTCGATGATTTGATGGGCAAAGAATACGTCGACGATCTGCTGCCGAGCTTTAAAGAGGATTTCTCCTACGACGGCAAACTTATGGGTGTCCCTTGGGCATCAACGCCTTATGTGCTTTATTGGAACAAAGAGCTGTTTGCCAAAGCTGGACTTAAACCCGAGGCGCCTAAAACCATTGATGAAATGCTGGTAGCGGCAAAAGCTCTTTCGAAGTTGAAAACAGATACGGGCGAGAACATCTACGGATTCGGCGAGCCTAGCGATAAGCTAGCCATTAATGGCTTGATCTCCTTGCGGAACCTGTACACATTCGGCGGATCACTGCTGGATAAAGACGGCAAGATCAATGCCAATACGCCAGAAATGGTTGCAACCCTCAATTACTATAAAGGTTTAGTGAAAGATGGCCTCAGCCCTTCCGGCGCGAAGCTGAAAGATTTGAGAAACCTGTTCTCGATCGGCCGCCTCGGTATGTATATCGATGGTTACTACGGCAAAGCCGTATTCCGTAATCTGAGTGGCAAAGGCGAGGCGTTTGACAAAGTATGGGGAGCCGGTCTCGTTCCTGCCGGTCCATCTGGCGAGAGCGTTTCGATTGGTGAGGCGCATGGACTCGTCATTTCCGAGACATCCAAAAACAAACAAGCTGCAGCCGACTTCATTAAATATTTGACGGACAAAGAAGCTATGACCATCTATCACAATCAAAGTGACGTATTCTCTGCGCGTCAATCACTTAGCGGTTTGTTCGCGGACAGCGATTACGATAAAGTGCTTCAGGAACAAATGAAAACGATTAAGCCGCTCCCTAAAAATCATCCAGGCATGGAGCAAGGGTATATCGATATTGCAGATGCCCTGCTCAAAGTAGTAACGGAAACGGCAACCCCAGAAAAAGCTGCTGAAGAACTAGATGCGAAGTTAAAAACAACGTTGAAGTAA